In the genome of Notamacropus eugenii isolate mMacEug1 chromosome 5, mMacEug1.pri_v2, whole genome shotgun sequence, one region contains:
- the PLA2G2D gene encoding group IID secretory phospholipase A2 has protein sequence MQLALLWVVLITTGGTVPSQGSLLQLSKMIKQATGKNAVFSYLNYGCHCGVRGKGQPKDATDWCCKIHDCCYKQLKQQKFHVLVDKYNYSYIDGDIQCYGGSQYEKEICRCDKELALCLKRNLDSYQKSYRFLRKALCQDENPEC, from the exons ATGCAGCTGGCACTGCTGTGGGTTGTGCTCATTACCACAG GAGGTACAGTCCCAAGCCAGGGGAGCCTGCTGCAACTGAGCAAAATGATTAAACAGGCAACTGGAAAAAATGCTGTCTTCAGCTATCTGAACTATGGATGCCACTGTGGAGTAAGGGGCAAAGGTCAACCCAAAGATGCCACTGACTG GTGCTGCAAGATTCATGACTGCTGCTACAAACAACTAAAGCAACAGAAATTTCATGTCCTTGTGGACAAGTACAACTACAGCTATATTGACGGGGACATCCAGTGCT ATGGGGGGAGCCAGTATGAAAAGGAGATTTGCAGGTGTGATAAGGAGCTTGCCCTCTGCCTGAAGCGAAACCTGGACAGCTACCAGAAGAGCTACCGTTTCCTTCGGAAGGCCCTCTGTCAAGACGAGAACCCAGAGTGCTAG